The region ACGAATCTGCAGCCCTCTCTTCAACACCAAACAGTACACAATGGAACTGGAGAAACTCTACCTGAGGATGTGGGAGCACCATAGCAATGGCAACAAACCAGAACACCTGGTCCAGATAGTGGAGACCAGTGAGAATGCCTGAACTAAAAACACttaatttttttccaaaaacTCCAGCCATGTCCAGTTGCACCCAgcatccttttcctttttttttttaatttttttttttttagccattaTTAGCAGTCCAGTTTGGAGTAGTTATTGGCCATCTCTCTTATATTGCCCATCTTCTCATTGCCTGATAAAAGGACTCTTTTGTAAAGGAGCCTGTAGGTGGACACATTtacccccacaccaccacccccatgtttgtgtttgcaacACATCTGCATTTGCTGAGCCAGATGGAGCCTGACACTTAGGCCCAAATTCAGAGGCTCTTCTTAAGCTGTCGGTGAGCATGAGAGGACTGCGATCGCCCCTCTTACCCCTTGAGTTCACAGAGCagtggtttttatttttctctcgtCATTGTGCACacagatttattttgaaattgcGGAGAGAATACCCAGCCGCCATTACATTGATctatttataaatgtattcaGAGTGTTGTGTTTTAACATGCTATAGTAAGAATATAGGTTGCTACTGCTCTTTAGGTCCTCTTGAGATGTTAATGCACGATGAATAAATGTACAACTTCTAAGGAATTTTGTTGAGATGAAGACATCTTCATCTCGTCTAAATGCcaacttttattttttccagtgAAAGAACATGTTCAGTAGCTGTTGTCCTTTTTGATGTCACACTTGCTTGCTCAAAGATAATCGGATGAGGCTGGACAAAGACTTTTCAGTTTGTTGGAAATTGGcctaaattcattttttgtcAGCAGTTCACAaattgatatattttttttaattgttcaaACCGGGAATGGCCTAGGTAAGTATTTTCTAAGCAGTTTTTTTGTATTGTCTGTCAATTGTAGACTGTCAATAATGCCACATGGATCtaaatatgattaaaaaaataaagtgatggCAAAACTGTATCGACTTCACACTTGATTAGGTGTTGGTAGAAAGTAAAAGTAACGTTTGAACCTATTTGATTCCTTGTCTGTTCAATATGTCCATAATTCGTGGTTGGTTGGTGTTTCTATTACAGTTACCAGCTAAAGGGAATACTCGTGCCTTAATTGTTGTGTGTCCAAAATAGCTAAAATTACTGGAAAATAAAGTGATTGCAGCAGATCTTGGGAGTGGATACACCAGAGACTATAAAATGGTGCTGGAAGCAATGATTTCAATATCTGGTGCGAGGGAGCGTCTGAGCATTGATCTGAAGTTTTTTCAAATTATTCATAATTTATATCAAAGGTTCAACTGCGCAGCATTTTTAGAATAATATAAACGGGGgttaaaatgctaaaattattctaaatctAATGAACTATAGCCTCTGCGTGGGGCTACGTGACGTCATTGGTTGCTTTGTGGGCGTGGAAAGATCGAGCCCCACTCCGATTGGCTGAAGGATATGTGACAGCTTCCGGTGTTACGGTGCACGAGATTTGAAATTTTGGGTGAACTGCTGTTCACTTTCTTCGATTCCGCCAACTTTTCTTTAATAATACAATACAGTTTCGTCCTAAATTAAGTGAAGTATCTGTTACTACATTTTGAACGCCGTGTTTCAGTAATTCATGCTAAATTAAACGGTGTGTTTTGTTTCGCTAGCAATTTAAAGCTCACCTCGGCTACCTTTTAAACGAAACTGTCAGCAAGTACCCTTATTAGTTTTTAAACTCTACATTATACACACTCGCTTCTGTGTACCTTGGTGAAATACTTTGTGAAATTTGACCCTTTGAACTGTGGGATAGGGAACTATGAGCAATGAGACGTGTAGATTATTTGAAAGAGTTGCACAAAAGATGGGCTGGTTCGACCAAGGACtggaagaaacagaagaaaaggtttGTGCGTTGTTCATTTCATATATCTGGCAGATTCAAagtataaaatctttatttttctacAGTCTTGTATcgtcaagttaaaaaaaaattgaattgattcaattaaaaaatattactaattatttatatatatatttttagcaTTCCTGGGTCCAGAAAACCTTGATTTTGAGTTGCAGACTGTGCTCATATAAATTGTGATTCTTATTTTTGGTGTTTTAGCTGAGGAACATGATTGGAAAGACTCGTCATGCTGGAACAAGCGGTCACCAGTCTGTGGATGGATCGACTGGACCCAGTCCTGGTGCCCTCTCTGACAGTGAAGTTGACCCAGAGAAGGAGAACCACCACTTCAATGGCAATAATTACAGAAACAAGTCTCTGATTGAGTCCAGTGATGATGACTTCGACCAATGTGAGTAAAATTTAACAAACGTTACGTTTAATATAATCATGTGTGATGACACTTTTTTTGGATAATGTTTCCTTTCCATCCCATAGTTCTTGTGGAACGGGCCACGCCCAAAGCTAAACCTACCCTTCAGAAACCTTGTAGTGCTACAAAGACCATCAGGTATTAGCTTTGCATATGTGAAAATCTTGATCAATTTCTTGATCCTTCTTCAGTGGGCCTTAAGGTTTGATCACTATTTCTAAACTTCCCTTTATTTAGTTCTCATCTCGTGCTGAGCTCAGATGATGATGACGGCCAGTTTGAGACTTGTAAGTGCAGCTGTCTTTACCTGGATGACATGGATGAACATTGTTTTGATTGCTCTTATTCATCTTCATTTACAAGTTCTGCAACGAGTAAAAACCCCAAATGCAAAGCCAAAGAAAACGTCAGCCAGTGAAGATAGGCGAGTTTTTTCGGCGGCTCTACATGACGATCATTCTCGGaataatttgtgtgtgtttttaaaatgtcttctttttaaCTCTTAGTCTGAAAGCCTTCATTGTGGGCGACTTCTCCTCAGACGACGACTTTACGGAGAAGAAACCAACGTTTAAAGGTAAATCAGACATCGCCACATTCAGTTTCTTTTCAGAGGGTTAAAATGGCAGTTTCACGTCCACACTTTTGCAGCACCTGCAAAGGTCAATACTCAGGCATCTCAGAAACCACAGAGGAAACCGTCATCTCAGTCGGACTCCGTCTTTGTcagtgatgaagaagaagatgatgatgatgatgacgttaTTGTGGTGAAGAGCACGTGGAGGACGCGCCACTTAAAGCCGCCACCCAAGACTAAGGTCAAAAATGCTGTGCTGGATGATGAAGCTGAGAGCTTAGCAGCGGGGCTggtctcctctcccttctctcttccTGGACATCCAACGGTGACATCGCTGTCCACTCCCAAACACACCTTTCCAGCGCCCACCACTAAAGATGACTCGCCCAGCTCTGACGAAGAGTTCAAGTCCTTACTGGAGAGgctaaaaaagaacaacaagtTCCGCAGTACCACATTCTCACCACAGAGCACACACGGTAGCTGTTATGTTTGGATTTTTACAATCTAGCAGCTTTTGAAgctacttttcttttcttcaaacTGTTATGTTGTTTTCACATCCAGGAGACAGTAAGGGCGCCCCTGTGTCAGGAAAGGGATTTAAAAAGCCGGCTTCTAGGTCATTAGGGGAGCCAGCCGAGAACATGCAGACGCCAGTTAAACCCACCATTTTAAAGCCCACAGTCAGTCAAACAGAACCCCGACCCAAGCCTATCAGCAGGTACTCGTGGAGGATATGTTAACGTTCAATCATTCAATGGTACTTTTGCATTTGTCTTACATTTGTCCCTGTTCTCCTCCTGTGTAGGGTGACTTTATGTAAGACCCCAGGATGCTTCTTGCCATCCTTGAGCAATCCTGGAAACGGCTACAGTCAGAATTTTAAACAGAAGAAGGAGGAACTCACCAGCCGACTTTACCAGCTGTACAACGCCAGCGTCTTCGACAACAAGGTATTTCtatgttttcatgtttgctgctttgctcACTTGGCCAAATGTCGTCAACCGCACACATgtattttttctattttgtggcTCACAGCTCCCAGCCAATATGCCAGTGACCTGGAATAAAAAAATGCGCAAAACAGCAGGCTACTGCATCACTGGGCAGGAGCGAGCTGGGGGCAGCCGCTATGCCCGCATTGAACTGTCAGAAAAAGTCTGTGATTCTCCAGGTATAGCTCTTCCTCAGGCAAACCAAAGTGCGTATGTGTGACACGCAACCTTTGTGATGCTGGATTTGATGTGCAGATCGCCTCAGGGACACACTCATCCATGAGATGTGTCACGCCGCCACCTGGATGATCAATGGTGTGAGGGACGGCCACGGGACCCTCTGGAAGCTGCACGCTCGGAAAGCTACGTTGATGCATCCCGAGCTGCCGATGGTGACCCGCTGTCACAGTTACGACATCAAATACAAGTTCCAGTATCAGTGCACTCGCTGCAAGAACACGTGCGTTTCATAAATGGATGCGTTAAAACCTTTCACCTTTTTACTGGTGCTAATTGTCTTTTCCCgttctgctgttcttttcaCCACAACTCTCTCCAGGATTGGACGCCATTCGAAGTCACTGGACACTCAGAGGTTTGTGTGCGCCCTCTGCACCGGACAGCTGGTTTTGCTGATGCCCTCGAAGCCACGTGCACCCACGCCTTTTGCCAACTTTGTCAAAGAGAACTACAGGACTGCGCGACAAGAGCTAGCAGGGCAAAGCCACGCGGAAGTGATGCGTAAGCTCAGTGCTGACTTTGCCTCCAAGACTAAACTCGGTTAAACAGGTTGGAACTCTGAAATACCTCAGCTAACTAGTCTCCCATAGAGCAgctgttttcattgttattCTTTGGTTTGTAATGTCCctgttatgtgtgtgtttgtcagttttCTTGGCGTTGATCTAAACTTTTCCAGGTTCAAGTGAATCTGTAGTAACCTGGACCAAGCTGAGCCTGGACTGCTTTACTgactggacttttttttttaccaaccGAGAtcatatttttgtaaaaaatgagTTGTATATTTTATACTTGCCCAATTTATCTCTAATGACGATTGCATAATAAAGTTTCACATTTCTGTGAGGTCAAATTTGCCTGACAAAACTTTCATTTGGATCTATTTAGATGTTTGTCTGATGGatgcagagaaaatgtttttgcAGAGAAACTGAAACTGAAGCCCCTTTATTTGGTTCACAAGTAATATGGAGGTTGATCAGTTGAACCTATATTTGAGCAGactcatttattttacagtggTGTGATGCTGTCCAGGTACTGCAGGGCTTCATTGGAGTCACCAGTATTCCTGCAAGTCTTCAGGACTGTCAGTGCAGTTCAAGAGGAGATGTTAAGTTAtcacgtgtgtgttcacatgCTTGTTGCTGAGTCTGCTGTAAAACCAGTATATATGTGGGCAAGACACTCCCTATGCTCCTTTGTTACATTTAGCGCTGCAGACTTTGAATTTATATActtctttaaaatgttaaaatggaaTATCTATTAAATAATTGAACAATTTAGGTAAAAATGAAGCACACTCCCCACTTACACCATACTATAGTAATAATGGAAGGCAAAACTAATTGCTTCAACATATTTAATTTGACTAAAATCTACATGCTGTAAATCTCAAAAATCACTGATTTATACAAAACATTCAAGAACACAGAGGGATAAATAAAGTCAGTGCTCCATGAGAAATGTGATCAACCATATAATAAATACAGGGGAAGTTGCTCAGTGATTGGCAGCTTCCCTGAGGCACAGGCACAAAGTCACAGACGGCGCGCTTCATTGGTGGCTCGCCTACTGCTCCCGGTAAACATGAGGCGAGACATTAAACATGACTTATTGGCATAAAGCAGTGGTGAATGTTAAGGAGCACTGAAATGTACAGTGTGCGTCACTGCTAGCAGAGGCACGGAGTTGGAACCTGTAACTCCTGTTATCATCGTTCGACTCATTTACATTGGCAGGGTTCTTCCAGAGATTGTTTTTTGGATTGAAGATAATTGTGCTCGTGTCCTTTCGGTGTTGAATACGGCAGCAAAAATAATATGCTTGGGGTTGTATGgcacaacacaacaacacaaacttTGAGATGGACGTAGATACACGGGCAGCATCACAACTAAAACCAGAAGAGGTCTCTTCTCTTGTCAGTAAAGGCAGGTTTTCTTCATGATACGCAGGAACTCCTCCTGGTTCACCTCTCCGTCTCCATCCCTGTCTGCTTCATCTATCATCTCCTTCATACACACAATACAACAGGGAATTAGAAGCAGGAATAGGAGTCAGCCACGCTGGCTCGGTAGCGTTCAACAGTCCGTACCTGCAGTTCCTCGTCCGTGAGGTTCTCTCCCAGCTCTTTGGCAACTCTTTTCAGGTTTTTGAATGAGATCTTGCCCGTCTCGTCGTCATCAAACAGCCGGAAAGCTTTCAGGATCTCCTCTTTGGAGTCCTTCTCAGCCTGAAATCGGGAGAGAACGAGTATTGTGACAATTTCTGCGTCTTAGATTAAATGAAACTGAACAAATAAGAGGTCACTTTCAGCTTGGGTTAAGCTTCAGCTTTTAATTTGCTGTCTCAAATAAGAGGAAAGGAACCTCCACTACAGCACAGTTAAGAACAAGTCACTCTTCTATTTCCTCCCAAACACATCTACCATTTTCTGTGTCATGACAGCGAGGAAATCCACAAAGGAGATTTTCCCTGTCCCGTCTTTGTCCACTTCACTAATCATCTTTTTTATCTCCTCTTTCTTCGGTTCGAAGCCCAGAGCTCTCATTGCAACctagaacagcag is a window of Takifugu rubripes chromosome 14, fTakRub1.2, whole genome shotgun sequence DNA encoding:
- the cetn2 gene encoding caltractin, which gives rise to MATSAKRPSLQGPVPPPRKKTTPKPELTEEQKQEIREAFELFDTDGSGYIDIKELKVAMRALGFEPKKEEIKKMISEVDKDGTGKISFVDFLAVMTQKMAEKDSKEEILKAFRLFDDDETGKISFKNLKRVAKELGENLTDEELQEMIDEADRDGDGEVNQEEFLRIMKKTCLY
- the gcna gene encoding germ cell nuclear acidic protein, with product MSNETCRLFERVAQKMGWFDQGLEETEEKLRNMIGKTRHAGTSGHQSVDGSTGPSPGALSDSEVDPEKENHHFNGNNYRNKSLIESSDDDFDQFLVERATPKAKPTLQKPCSATKTISSHLVLSSDDDDGQFETFLQRVKTPNAKPKKTSASEDSLKAFIVGDFSSDDDFTEKKPTFKAPAKVNTQASQKPQRKPSSQSDSVFVSDEEEDDDDDDVIVVKSTWRTRHLKPPPKTKVKNAVLDDEAESLAAGLVSSPFSLPGHPTVTSLSTPKHTFPAPTTKDDSPSSDEEFKSLLERLKKNNKFRSTTFSPQSTHGDSKGAPVSGKGFKKPASRSLGEPAENMQTPVKPTILKPTVSQTEPRPKPISRVTLCKTPGCFLPSLSNPGNGYSQNFKQKKEELTSRLYQLYNASVFDNKLPANMPVTWNKKMRKTAGYCITGQERAGGSRYARIELSEKVCDSPDRLRDTLIHEMCHAATWMINGVRDGHGTLWKLHARKATLMHPELPMVTRCHSYDIKYKFQYQCTRCKNTIGRHSKSLDTQRFVCALCTGQLVLLMPSKPRAPTPFANFVKENYRTARQELAGQSHAEVMRKLSADFASKTKLG